A segment of the Trifolium pratense cultivar HEN17-A07 linkage group LG7, ARS_RC_1.1, whole genome shotgun sequence genome:
TGCGTACAAGTTTAACATGTCAAAATGAGAATCACTTATTTCAGCTTAGACTTTGATGAGCTCTTAAGAGGTTTAGCAGTGGATCGGACAGGGGCCGACCTAGCAGCAACCTTCTTCATATCATATTTTACAGACGAGAAAGCACATATCATGGCAAACACCATTGTAGGGTAGACGTAGACAGCTCTCGCAGGATCAGTATTTACTGGCTTTCCTAAAATTCCTTCTTTGACCAGTCCCCATATCACAAGAAGTGATCCAAATATGCTCATTCTCCCAGGTTTCAGAATACCAACAAGTGCTCCTGCCACTGAAAAGTAGCTTCCGGCGAGGACCTGATAAATAATTGACATATATTCATATTAGATGTAAAGTACCAACAAAGACCTAATGAAAAATAGAATCATCTGCAACAATGAAAACAGCTGAAATAACCAAAGAGACTTGTTAAAAGGCTGATGAAGGTAAACCAAAATGCAAACATGCAAGAACAATTAGGGAGTACATTTTACACGAGTTTTAGGAATCACACCTCTTCAATTTATCAACAGAGTATTGTCAATTAGGGAGTACATTTTACACAAGTTCCTTGAAAAAATTGCCTCAGCAAGTAAAACTTGAAATCCAATAATCAATTGCTATGTCATTGTTCAACATAGCATAGGAGGCATCAGCCATTTCAAAGGGAAAAATTCCAACAAAAATCACAAACAAGACTAAGaccatgtttggataaacaacttaattaagcatttATAGCATagaataaagtcaaattgtttttaatattttatacaagctataagttgtttgcataagctatcATGGAGAGCTTAAGGAAATTTGTTGAAAACAACTTAcagacatgtcataagttataTCTATAGGTTCTCCAAAACACTCTGACAAGTGTTTATGTCGGTAGATAAgttaaaataagtcaattcaaacagacCCTAGAAAGGATGATTCAAACTATAGATGACAACTCCAGATAACAAGAAGATTATACGAAGCCCGCTCAATACATGCAAATAATGGGATTTCACTACAAGATACTTCAAAGTTCAATCATCAAAACTCAAAAGTGACAAATGGTCGGTTAAATGGTTCGAACCTCCAAGCGTTGAAGATCAGTTACTGCAGAAGCTTCCTTTATAGTTGTCAAGTTatacaaatcaaacaaactatcCCAACTAGGTACAGTCCTGTTGTTGATAAGGCCATTTAAAGCAGCACCTGGGTACAAAAGACCCTTAATAATTGGAACTGGAAATACCTCACTTGCAACTAACTGTGATGATGTAACATGTAAAGGGGTTGTACAAACACCAGATCTACATGTAACCCTGTAATCAAAGTAacataaaaatcataaatttcaattcaaatttgctCAATTATACAATATCCTAGTAAGAAAGTATATGATTTTAACTGCAAAATACTGCAAAGAAAAGTGTTTGATATTCAATTAGAAAATTGTGTGCATGATTAATAGGTTGGTAGGAGTACCTGAAAAGAGGGACTTGGAAGAGGATGAGGAGGAAGTAGATGCGAGCAGCAATTGAAGAAATGTTTTTGGTCCATGATTTGGATGAAGATGGTGATCGGGAAGATACCACCGGTGTTGCCATGGAGAAAGGAAGATCTGAGACGATGGATGGATGGAATCAATCAACAAACAGGAACAGAGTGTCCCCATCTCATTTTCACTACTTTATTTTGGATGGATtcactctatttttttattccttttccCATACAATATTTgttattcatttttgttttgtttataataaataaacttgtatatttttttatttttttatctgaGGTTTAGTGACTCGAAATTATACCTTAAAGGTGGACAAGTGAATTGTCTGTGCTTCGAACTCCGACTCATGtataatttatatgatatttctatcaactgaattaaactcacGAGACAATttgtatttagtttattttggggttaaatatattattttttttatggaggggttcaatatatttttagtgtttataaaataataatcaaattttatttttagtctttataagaaaataatgaaatgttttggtctctacaaaattttaaggtattattaaatttttttaaattgtttaattATCGTagaacttttaatttttgaataattatttttcaaacattttaaaatacaacaaaaagtttttttacaaaactttagaattttttaaaataaaaaataataattatgaattttttaaatttcaaaaagtaAAGACAAGAGTGTTGAGGTTCATCTTTATAATGAagtaccaaaaatatattagcttatttttgagcttatgcaaaatgatttatgcaaataaataagtttttatgtattattataagttcgtcaaggtagtttatgaagaaaaaaaatagcttataaacaTACAGTTCTCgttagtgtgaacttataatttaacataaaatattatttattttgcatttatttgcataagctgttttaaataaactcaaaaataagttaaaccAAACAcgcccttaactatttattttatttcatctttaTAATGAAGGTGATGAGGTTGGAACTTAAAAGATAAAAATCTAACAACTAAATTACTTGCGAAAAAAGTAATATCTTGAAACGAAGTaagtaaattataaaaaaattattctacctaaaaatcaattttagattTGATCTTACCTGGATCAGACAGTGGGATGGCCAGCAAGCACATCCGTAGTTAAGCGATCCACAAATGGGGGTTGTACTTGCAGGTGTTCCGTTTCAAGTCACTAGAGGTTTAGAAAGTGTGGGTAAAGAATAGAATACCCGGTCTTCTAATGAGGATGGTTTATATAGAGCCTCCGACGCTAGGCCAAATGTCTCTATTATGACATAGTTTATCCACCCATAATGGATGACATTCAGGATTTCTACGCAAATATAGGGACAAATTGTTCGTGCTCGTCATCCTAAGTTAAACCGTTTCACTAACCAGAGATAGTGAATAAGCTTGGatgacaaactcaaatatcgaataaaaatcaaTGGACCCATGCATCACACGGGTTTTAAACTagttctcataaaaaaaaataaaaaaattgatggtTATCTAACcttcttgcttaaaaaaaaaaaaagattagctAACCTTCAACCCCATCTTTTACTTttgtgtcaaaaacaaaaaaccttaAACCCCATATCTCCGCGGTGGTAACTggtaaaagaagatacatattcAGACAAAAATGGCTGTAGCGATTCAAAGTCTATCATGTGCTCGTTTCGTCACTTTCGGAGGAAACCGATCTTTTCCTTTGCAACCAAAACCTCTTCCCTTCTCCATCACTCTTTCTTCAAACTCTCCGAATCTCATTGTCACCGCCTcttccaaaaacaaaaacaaaaacaaaaaggttATCTCAAAATTTCAATTATATTCTTCACAAGtgcttaatttatattaaagcttttcaattttttgcaGAAAAATTCTTCTCATTTCACCCCCTcttccaaaaacaaaaacaacaacaccaacaatAACACCACTGccaacaacagcaacaacaaggttatttcaatttcaacaatATTGTTCCAATTCGAAATACAAGCAATGTTGTGTCTCCTAGGTCTTTAGCATTAGTAGTTTTTAAGAGGATTTGTTTTATCATCCAAAAAGGTTATCGGCGCAGCGCAGCTTATTGCCCGTTTGTCTGTGTAGTTATCTtgaatatatatacaaattatATAGTAAAAATAGTCATTATAATACAATTCATAGTTCACAAATGCTTAATTTATATTATGctttttaaattttgtaggaaaaaacaCCTCATGTTACTAAGGGGAATGATAAAGAGGAGGATGCATTGGAGATGCTCTTCAAGAAACTCGAAAAAGTTCTCAAAACCGATGATTTTTCAAAAGATCATAGCGGTGATGATCATGTAACTGACGAAGATCTTGCTTTGTTTGAACGTGAATTAAATGGTGTGTTGGGTGAATTAGGAGGTGTACTGGGTGGATTTGATTCTGAATTGTTGAACTCAGATACCGGTGAAACACAAGCTGATAATGATGCAGAAAAAAACAGTGGTGATAGAAATGAGAACTCACTGTTTCGACGTGAATTAGATGGCATGTTGGGTGAATTTGAAGGTTTGTTGGGTGAATTAGAAGGTGCGTTGGATGAATTTGATGCTGTGAACTCAGATACCAACGAAACACAGGTTGTTAATGATGCCAAAAAAAGTAGTAGTGATGGAAATGAGAACTCACCAAAGCTTAGAATTTCGAAATTGAATAAATTGGTTAGAGCTTTGAAAACTAGACGCGGCAAAACAAGTGTAAGTGCTTTTGTTTCTGTATTTTCagcctaatttgtttttttacttgTTGCAATGTTACATTTTACCTATCTTTCACTTTTTTCCAATTTCATTTCTTTAGTTAAGTAGTTATgatatgagtttaattttgataccCTGTTACTTTTAGTGTGAAAAAGTTTAACAATGTCAACAAATTACAGCCAATCATATGTAGGACGTTAGAAGTAGTTACGATTGAAATCAAAAGTTTTGAAGGATTTGACGATTATCATTGATTGACTGCgtcaaatatttatatttacagCATATATGAGTTGGAACAaattagttatatattgtgagttTATAGCTAATAAAAATGTCCGGGTTTTCTTTGTACCATAACTAAAGTGTACACCGGTTCCGGCATCGGGAGTTGATTCAATAAGAGTCATAGCGGAGTTTGATGATGGGATTGTTTGATTATAGTTTAAAGAGGTTATGTGCTCTAGTTTCTTCCCTACTTGAAATACCTGTATGATAGTCATTTGAGatatgaagcacggacataACAATAGTATCATTTGAGCTATGAAGAAGTTATgctttgtattattttttttgcagaaAAATTTGTCTCATGTTACCGAGGGGAATGATGAAAAGGAGGATGCATTTGAGATGCTCTTCAAGAAACTCGAAGAAGCTCTCAAAAACGATGATTTACCAAAAGATGATAGCGGTGATGATGATATAACTGAAGAAGAAATTGCTTTGTTTGAAGAAAAGTTAGAAGGTGTGTTGGGTGATTTCGGTGCTGAATTGTTAAACTCCGATAGCAGTGAAACACATGCTGATAATGATGCTGAAAAAAACAGTGGTGATGGATATGAAAATTCGAAGCTTAGAACTTTGCTTTCATCaatttcattttctctttttgGGGAATGTATTTGACTAGTTTCTTTCAAAGAGCTAAACATTACATGCCATTATGAACCATACAGATGTATGCTAAGGGCTGTGCAATGGTATGCAATTCCCATACTTTTGATTTACTTATATGTTACCAGGAATCAGGTACTGATCAAAAGCTTGTCTAGAAACTGTATTTTGAAGCATTAAGTAACTTTACACGGAATCATGATTAAGCATTAAGCATTTAGCATTTAATCTCGTCTAAAACCTCATTGTCATCATTGTACACCAAAAAACACTCACCGAAGAGAGTTGCAAAGGTGTTAAGACAGAAACATAAGTTGTATACGATTTTCTGATGTATATATTTGAGTTACAAACCCCTCTATAGTGTTTAAAAGTTACATATGATCCGAACCAGTGAGTCGAATAACCATTTTTATCAGTTAGTTGAAGCCTGTTTGTAAACTTTGCCAAGAAGTCTTTTCTTTACCTTCTACGGATCAACAAGCTGACTCAATTAATAGTAATGACAttgtaaaatgaaaatttaacaATTCTGGGAAAAAAAAGCTGAACAATGCCTATCTATTCCAAAAGGAATTCGGGAGAAACGTGTGCAAGTTTAACATGTCAAAAATGAGAATCACTTATTTAAGCTTAGACTTTGATGAGCTATCAAGAGGTTTAGCAGTGGATTCGACTTTGAAAATAGTTGTTCAGTTGCTAAGtcaatttgtatttttaaatgattatattgaaaacaagaaaaaaatttataatttattttattttagatttttttaatgaaagttTTTACAAGAAACTtttaatttatcttatttttaattttctaaaattattttttttacgaactttagtttatttaaatttaatttatttataatagttgATGATAGATTATCTAAACCTTCAACGTCATCCCCGCGGTGGTAACTACTAACTggaaaaagaagataaaataatCAGAGAAAAATGGCGGTGGCGATTCAATGTGCTCGTTTCGTCACTGTCGGAGGAAACCGATCC
Coding sequences within it:
- the LOC123894878 gene encoding uncharacterized protein LOC123894878, whose amino-acid sequence is MATPVVSSRSPSSSKSWTKNISSIAARIYFLLILFQVPLFRVTCRSGVCTTPLHVTSSQLVASEVFPVPIIKGLLYPGAALNGLINNRTVPSWDSLFDLYNLTTIKEASAVTDLQRLEVLAGSYFSVAGALVGILKPGRMSIFGSLLVIWGLVKEGILGKPVNTDPARAVYVYPTMVFAMICAFSSVKYDMKKVAARSAPVRSTAKPLKSSSKSKLK
- the LOC123899080 gene encoding putative uncharacterized protein DDB_G0287457 isoform X1, with protein sequence MAVAIQSLSCARFVTFGGNRSFPLQPKPLPFSITLSSNSPNLIVTASSKNKNKNKKKNSSHFTPSSKNKNNNTNNNTTANNSNNKEKTPHVTKGNDKEEDALEMLFKKLEKVLKTDDFSKDHSGDDHVTDEDLALFERELNGVLGELGGVLGGFDSELLNSDTGETQADNDAEKNSGDRNENSLFRRELDGMLGEFEGLLGELEGALDEFDAVNSDTNETQVVNDAKKSSSDGNENSPKLRISKLNKLVRALKTRRGKTSKNLSHVTEGNDEKEDAFEMLFKKLEEALKNDDLPKDDSGDDDITEEEIALFEEKLEGVLGDFGAELLNSDSSETHADNDAEKNSGDGYENSKLRTLLSSISFSLFGECI